The following proteins come from a genomic window of Edaphobacter sp. 4G125:
- a CDS encoding glycoside hydrolase family 35 protein: MNISRAARFFCACVLASCFTLSSYAQTTPHTFRVADGHFVLDGKPFRVISGEMHYPRIPREYWRARLRMAKAMGLNTITTYVFWNVHEPQPGVYDFSGNNDVAEFIREAKQEGLYVILRPGPYVCAEWEWGGYPAWLLKDPSTVVRTTDPKFMQPAARWIKRLGQELAPLQIGNGGPIILTQVENEYGSFGKDHEYMQHIHKLLVDAGFTKSQLYTADGPVQVPDGSLPDLPVGINFGGEKDGEAKEAFATLKKYRPNGPFFNSEYWAGWFDHWGSKHAHTNTEAQVANLKWMLEQGYSVSIYMFHGGTSFGWMNGANTDGKGSYEPDVTSYDYDSALDESGRPTPKYFAMRDVIAKATGAKLPPVPNVAPAMAVPAVALPEAASLWENLPTAIRSERIETMEEIGQAYGWILYRTHLKADADGELVLDQLHSYAQVYLNKKLIGTIDRRLKQDRIALHGTVGAQLDILVENTGRVNFGKTIGRESAGITHQVTLAGKQLLDWEIYPLTMTHTDKLPFATKPCEGPCFYRGDFKLAKTADTFLDTTEFTKGQLWLNGHAMGRIWNVGPQKTLYTPAPWLVEGSNDVIVFDAQGRMGHTVRGLSKPMLGDTK, encoded by the coding sequence ATGAATATTTCACGAGCCGCACGCTTCTTTTGCGCCTGTGTTCTTGCATCTTGCTTCACCCTCTCTTCTTACGCACAGACGACACCCCATACTTTTCGAGTCGCGGATGGACACTTTGTCCTCGACGGCAAACCTTTCCGTGTGATCTCTGGCGAGATGCATTATCCGCGTATTCCTCGCGAATACTGGCGTGCTCGCCTGCGTATGGCAAAGGCCATGGGGCTCAATACAATCACAACCTATGTCTTCTGGAATGTGCATGAGCCGCAACCCGGAGTTTATGACTTCAGCGGTAATAACGATGTCGCAGAGTTCATCCGCGAGGCCAAGCAGGAAGGGCTCTATGTCATTCTTCGCCCCGGGCCTTATGTTTGCGCAGAGTGGGAGTGGGGAGGCTACCCAGCGTGGCTACTCAAAGATCCCTCTACTGTGGTTCGCACCACGGATCCAAAGTTTATGCAGCCTGCTGCGCGCTGGATCAAGCGGCTTGGGCAGGAATTGGCGCCACTGCAGATCGGCAATGGCGGCCCTATCATCCTGACACAGGTTGAGAATGAGTACGGTTCTTTCGGCAAAGATCATGAGTACATGCAGCACATTCACAAGCTGCTGGTCGATGCAGGCTTCACCAAATCGCAGCTCTATACGGCCGATGGTCCGGTGCAGGTTCCGGATGGCTCGCTGCCGGACCTTCCGGTCGGCATCAACTTCGGTGGCGAAAAAGATGGAGAGGCAAAAGAAGCCTTTGCGACGCTGAAGAAGTATCGCCCAAATGGTCCCTTCTTCAACAGCGAATACTGGGCAGGATGGTTCGATCACTGGGGGAGCAAGCACGCGCACACGAACACCGAGGCGCAAGTGGCAAACCTCAAGTGGATGCTTGAACAGGGCTACTCAGTCAGCATCTACATGTTTCACGGCGGCACCAGCTTTGGCTGGATGAACGGAGCCAACACCGATGGCAAGGGAAGTTACGAGCCAGACGTGACGAGCTATGACTACGACTCGGCTCTGGATGAGAGCGGTCGACCAACGCCCAAGTATTTCGCCATGCGCGACGTAATTGCGAAGGCCACCGGCGCGAAGCTACCTCCGGTTCCAAATGTAGCTCCGGCAATGGCTGTGCCTGCTGTTGCATTGCCTGAAGCAGCTTCGCTATGGGAGAACCTGCCAACTGCAATCCGCTCGGAGAGGATCGAGACAATGGAAGAGATCGGCCAGGCTTACGGTTGGATTCTCTATCGCACTCACCTCAAAGCTGATGCCGATGGTGAACTTGTACTCGACCAGTTGCACAGCTATGCGCAGGTGTATCTCAACAAGAAGCTGATCGGAACGATCGACCGGAGATTGAAGCAGGATCGCATTGCTCTTCATGGCACTGTGGGCGCCCAACTCGATATTCTGGTGGAAAATACCGGCCGGGTGAACTTCGGCAAGACGATCGGCAGAGAAAGCGCAGGCATCACCCACCAGGTCACACTTGCGGGGAAACAGCTACTCGATTGGGAGATCTATCCGCTAACGATGACGCACACTGACAAGCTACCCTTTGCGACTAAACCGTGCGAAGGACCTTGCTTCTATCGTGGCGACTTCAAACTCGCAAAGACTGCCGACACCTTCCTTGACACTACAGAATTCACCAAGGGACAGCTCTGGTTGAATGGACATGCCATGGGGAGAATATGGAACGTTGGTCCGCAGAAAACGCTCTATACGCCTGCGCCGTGGCTGGTAGAAGGGAGCAACGACGTCATCGTCTTCGATGCTCAAGGAAGGATGGGTCACACCGTGCGCGGTTTAAGCAAACCTATGCTGGGTGATACGAAATAA
- a CDS encoding GNAT family N-acetyltransferase: MASTLSLADIPSNENLRYEPKIELRAFRPGDAEAFRRLNEAWIEKYFGLEESDNRILSNPESYVLTKGGHIFFAVADLIPIGSCALVPISPGVYEVAKMAVNELWQGRGIGRRVLSYTIEQGRALGATSLYLETNSKLANAIHLYESLGFKHLPPRPSPYVRANVFMELRF, from the coding sequence ATGGCGTCGACCCTTAGCCTCGCTGACATCCCTTCCAACGAAAACCTGCGCTATGAACCCAAAATCGAGCTTCGAGCCTTCCGGCCCGGCGATGCAGAGGCATTCCGCCGCTTGAACGAAGCCTGGATTGAGAAATATTTTGGCCTGGAGGAATCCGACAACCGGATCCTCAGCAACCCGGAAAGCTATGTCCTCACCAAAGGAGGCCATATCTTCTTTGCTGTTGCAGACCTGATCCCGATCGGCAGTTGCGCTCTTGTCCCGATCTCACCCGGTGTCTATGAAGTTGCAAAGATGGCGGTCAACGAGCTCTGGCAGGGCCGCGGCATCGGACGTCGTGTGCTGTCGTACACCATCGAGCAAGGTCGTGCTCTCGGAGCCACCTCGCTTTATCTTGAGACCAACAGCAAGCTCGCCAACGCGATTCACTTGTACGAATCTCTTGGCTTCAAACATCTGCCGCCCAGACCCTCACCCTACGTGCGTGCCAATGTTTTTATGGAGCTGCGCTTCTAA
- a CDS encoding BaiN/RdsA family NAD(P)/FAD-dependent oxidoreductase has protein sequence METVDVLVIGAGAAGLMCAIEAGRRGRRSFVLDHADRIGKKILISGGGRCNFTNLHCRAESFLSANPHFAKSALARFTPADMIQLVEKHNIRYHEKTLGQLFCDQSAQQIVNMLERECRDANVRILTSAKINRLTKTTETTGYRFTLETSFGNISTKSVVIATGGLSIPKMGATDFGYRIAEQFGIRVASCRPALVPLVFNPEDHHRWCDLSGVSTEVITSAVGIKRPVRFREKMLITHRGLSGPAILQASSYWQPGQPIEINLAPEARVIAPLIAQSAKRDSTSALTALRSVWPARFAERWLATHPPKGWTNPALEHFENELHTWHITPAETEGYAKAEVTAGGVDTAELDAKTMESRKIPGLYFIGEVVDVTGWLGGYNFQWAWASGASAGRAV, from the coding sequence GTGGAAACAGTTGATGTCTTGGTTATAGGCGCAGGCGCAGCGGGATTGATGTGCGCCATCGAAGCAGGTCGTCGAGGAAGACGTTCTTTCGTGCTCGATCATGCCGACCGCATCGGCAAAAAGATCCTCATCTCGGGCGGAGGACGCTGCAACTTCACCAATCTGCATTGCCGCGCCGAAAGCTTTCTCTCGGCAAATCCGCACTTCGCCAAGTCAGCGCTGGCGCGGTTTACTCCGGCAGACATGATCCAACTGGTCGAAAAACACAACATCCGTTACCACGAAAAGACGCTGGGACAGCTCTTCTGCGATCAGTCTGCGCAACAGATTGTGAATATGTTGGAACGAGAGTGCCGCGATGCGAACGTACGCATTCTGACCAGCGCAAAGATCAACAGGCTCACAAAAACGACAGAGACAACGGGCTATCGCTTTACCCTCGAAACATCGTTCGGAAATATCAGTACGAAGTCTGTCGTCATCGCCACCGGCGGCCTCTCCATCCCAAAGATGGGCGCCACCGACTTTGGATACAGGATCGCCGAGCAGTTTGGAATTCGCGTGGCTTCCTGTCGTCCTGCGCTGGTGCCGCTTGTCTTCAATCCTGAAGACCACCACCGCTGGTGTGACCTCAGCGGAGTCTCCACGGAAGTCATCACGTCTGCTGTCGGAATAAAGCGCCCTGTGAGGTTTCGCGAGAAGATGCTCATCACACATCGAGGACTTAGCGGCCCCGCGATCTTGCAAGCCTCTTCGTACTGGCAACCAGGACAACCCATCGAGATCAATCTTGCGCCAGAGGCTCGTGTCATCGCTCCTCTCATCGCGCAGAGTGCAAAGCGTGACTCCACCTCTGCCCTCACGGCACTACGCTCCGTATGGCCGGCAAGATTTGCAGAGCGATGGCTTGCAACGCATCCTCCGAAGGGCTGGACCAATCCTGCGCTCGAGCACTTTGAAAACGAACTGCACACATGGCACATCACCCCTGCTGAAACCGAAGGTTATGCAAAGGCCGAGGTTACAGCGGGTGGCGTCGATACTGCTGAGCTGGATGCCAAGACAATGGAAAGCCGTAAGATTCCCGGCCTCTATTTCATCGGCGAGGTCGTCGATGTCACCGGATGGCTGGGAGGTTACAACTTCCAGTGGGCCTGGGCCTCGGGAGCGAGCGCTGGCCGCGCCGTATGA
- a CDS encoding class I SAM-dependent rRNA methyltransferase: MAKEKQERTPQILATQEHGPAVVINRRASDRLRAGHLWVYRSDVTALVPPQGAEEPAAGSLVTVADGRGIPLGSGLYSSASQIAVRMVSTEPQLGREAYLRDVHSRIKAALALRKEIAPESATNNSHRLIFAEADGLPGIIVDRYNDLVIVQLLTQGTAQADLRAVLGETLREDLGAAVKMIVERPDPKIRELEELALPPAEPLYGGTAAEPVTIFTMNGMRFHYDASAGQKTGAFLDQRVNYAAAAEHAHGVALDVCTYQGGFALHLARNCERVTGVDVSRAALEVADRNLALNSGLHATVDWIEADAFELLREYDATGQRFDTIVLDPPAFAKSKRAVDGALRGYKEMNLRAMKMLQSGGTLVTCSCSHHVGREEFLGVVAAAASDARRRVQVLEVRGAAPDHPEIVTLPETAYLKCIICRVS; this comes from the coding sequence ATGGCGAAAGAGAAACAAGAACGGACCCCTCAGATACTGGCGACGCAGGAGCATGGCCCAGCAGTTGTCATTAACCGAAGAGCCTCAGACCGACTGCGTGCCGGACATCTCTGGGTCTACCGGTCAGATGTCACTGCGCTTGTGCCGCCGCAAGGAGCGGAAGAACCTGCTGCCGGATCTCTGGTGACCGTGGCCGATGGCCGTGGTATTCCGCTTGGATCAGGTTTATATAGTTCAGCCTCGCAGATTGCGGTCCGCATGGTGAGTACAGAGCCACAGCTTGGCCGCGAGGCATATCTCCGCGATGTACACAGCAGAATTAAGGCAGCGCTTGCCCTGCGCAAAGAGATTGCTCCTGAATCGGCTACAAATAACTCCCACCGGCTGATCTTTGCCGAGGCCGACGGATTGCCGGGCATCATTGTGGACCGTTACAACGATCTTGTGATCGTGCAGCTTCTCACCCAGGGAACGGCCCAGGCGGATCTTCGTGCTGTACTAGGCGAAACTCTCCGAGAAGATCTTGGTGCTGCCGTGAAGATGATTGTCGAGCGGCCTGATCCGAAGATTCGCGAGCTGGAAGAACTTGCGCTGCCACCTGCAGAACCACTCTACGGAGGTACAGCGGCAGAGCCTGTGACGATCTTTACGATGAATGGAATGCGCTTCCACTATGATGCTTCTGCCGGACAGAAGACCGGAGCATTCCTTGATCAACGCGTAAACTACGCTGCTGCCGCCGAGCATGCGCATGGAGTGGCGCTGGATGTCTGCACTTATCAGGGAGGATTTGCGCTGCACCTGGCACGAAACTGTGAGCGTGTTACTGGAGTGGATGTGAGCCGTGCGGCGCTTGAAGTTGCCGATCGCAATCTCGCGCTCAATTCAGGTCTACATGCAACGGTCGATTGGATCGAGGCCGATGCATTCGAGCTTTTGCGCGAATATGATGCAACCGGGCAGCGGTTCGACACGATCGTGCTCGACCCCCCGGCCTTCGCAAAGTCTAAACGAGCCGTGGATGGGGCGCTGCGCGGATATAAGGAGATGAACCTTCGCGCGATGAAGATGCTGCAGTCAGGCGGAACGCTTGTTACGTGTTCGTGCTCACATCACGTCGGACGCGAAGAGTTTCTGGGAGTCGTCGCGGCAGCGGCTTCGGATGCACGGCGGCGAGTCCAGGTGCTGGAGGTACGAGGGGCGGCGCCCGATCATCCAGAGATTGTTACGTTGCCTGAGACAGCATATCTGAAGTGCATCATCTGCCGGGTTAGTTGA
- a CDS encoding LysR substrate-binding domain-containing protein gives MDREIELRHLRYFVAVAEELHFGRAAERLHLAQPPLSQQIRKLEEILGYPLFLRTSRAVKLTAAGEVFLERARRTLRNVQEDMEEARSIGRGDEGFLRVGFIGSGMLTPLPAMLGHYRRLYPRVQLQLSENYTAGIGQSLNRGTLDAGFLRDGGSIEGLRLEALFSEPFVAVLPSSHRLADHKLISAADLRDEPFVFFSPTAGALAYEKPISLCEEHGFRPRVVQEAPQWLTILRLVGAGLGVTIAPECVKQIAGENVVCLNLRGAKVMSDIELAYRKHEDRAVVGAFAAVARASFRNAVHEETGLNMQASREIASRRRASR, from the coding sequence ATGGATCGCGAAATCGAGTTACGCCATCTGCGGTACTTCGTCGCTGTTGCTGAGGAACTGCACTTTGGCCGTGCCGCCGAGAGATTGCATCTGGCTCAGCCTCCCCTTTCGCAACAGATCCGCAAGCTGGAAGAGATTCTTGGGTATCCACTTTTTTTGCGGACTTCGCGGGCGGTGAAGTTGACCGCGGCGGGAGAGGTCTTTCTGGAGCGCGCACGACGCACCCTACGCAATGTCCAGGAAGACATGGAAGAGGCGCGTAGCATTGGGCGTGGCGATGAAGGTTTTTTGCGGGTCGGGTTTATCGGGTCAGGTATGTTAACCCCGCTGCCTGCGATGCTGGGGCATTACCGGCGTTTATATCCTCGGGTCCAGCTTCAGCTTTCGGAGAATTACACGGCGGGCATCGGGCAGTCGCTCAATCGCGGGACCCTGGATGCTGGATTTTTACGCGATGGTGGTTCGATAGAAGGGCTGCGTCTGGAGGCGCTGTTTTCTGAGCCGTTTGTTGCTGTTTTGCCGAGTAGCCATCGCCTGGCAGACCACAAGTTGATCTCGGCTGCTGATCTTCGCGATGAGCCATTTGTCTTCTTCAGTCCAACGGCGGGTGCGTTGGCGTATGAGAAGCCAATCTCGTTATGCGAAGAACATGGGTTCCGTCCCCGGGTGGTGCAAGAGGCCCCGCAATGGCTGACGATCCTGCGACTGGTCGGCGCAGGGCTGGGCGTCACGATTGCTCCGGAGTGTGTGAAACAGATTGCGGGAGAAAACGTCGTCTGCCTGAATTTGCGCGGTGCGAAGGTGATGAGCGATATCGAGCTTGCCTATCGGAAACACGAAGACCGCGCTGTTGTAGGAGCGTTTGCTGCGGTTGCGCGCGCGAGTTTTCGCAACGCGGTTCACGAAGAAACTGGCCTCAATATGCAGGCTAGCCGAGAAATAGCTTCTCGACGTCGAGCCAGTCGTTGA
- a CDS encoding serine/threonine-protein kinase: MQLWNDYEGRTIADAYPLKKLVRPEGRSAFFLTTNGTGTPAMVRLIEAHFDESEILSRWKKVSEIKQENLVAIRKYGETVLDGTPLVYAVMEPTEMSLADLLQNRTMTIDEAKQLANSLLTALTALHSRGLVHGHIEPVNILAAGETVKLRSDCVREAAEPDGSEADITRKKAEDTHAVAVVLLQALTGRRNLQGSATLLPSPFDGIIRNGLSGKWGLSEMAAALGPVAPVQVAAAVPAPRPTEVKEQPKEKSATVVEESKEAKPTKEAQANLFEKAETASTGKVGERIAPQTAKPATPVSRPTVTQAPDVRHRIVKPIEEGTKRTRLMIAAAAVILLLVFFGWRMTRSEPAVGASEDARTAVATPQPVSTTPAPEKTSAARPLPGREITSVVPASGRTQWRVVAYTYNHEAQAQQKVETLKKQQPSLNPEVFSPNGRAPYLVTLGGPMTREDAEVLKRKARSSGLPRDIYTQNYDR; the protein is encoded by the coding sequence ATGCAACTGTGGAATGACTACGAAGGAAGAACGATCGCTGATGCGTATCCGCTGAAAAAACTGGTTCGGCCTGAGGGTCGTAGCGCCTTTTTTCTGACAACGAATGGGACGGGAACTCCGGCGATGGTGCGATTGATCGAGGCGCACTTCGATGAGTCGGAGATTCTATCGCGGTGGAAGAAGGTTTCTGAGATCAAGCAGGAAAACCTGGTTGCGATCCGAAAGTACGGCGAGACCGTACTGGACGGCACTCCGCTGGTGTATGCGGTGATGGAGCCCACGGAGATGAGTCTGGCAGACCTGCTCCAGAACCGCACCATGACCATTGACGAAGCAAAGCAGCTTGCCAACAGTCTGCTTACGGCGCTCACAGCGCTGCACTCGCGTGGTCTGGTGCATGGGCACATTGAGCCGGTGAATATTCTTGCAGCGGGAGAGACCGTCAAGCTGCGCAGCGATTGCGTACGCGAGGCAGCGGAGCCGGATGGAAGCGAGGCAGATATCACCCGCAAGAAGGCCGAAGATACTCATGCAGTCGCGGTGGTGTTGTTGCAGGCATTGACGGGAAGACGCAATCTTCAGGGATCGGCAACGTTGTTGCCTTCTCCTTTTGATGGAATTATTCGGAATGGCTTGAGCGGTAAATGGGGGCTCAGCGAGATGGCTGCCGCTCTAGGGCCAGTCGCTCCGGTGCAGGTCGCTGCCGCGGTCCCAGCGCCGCGTCCTACGGAAGTGAAAGAACAGCCGAAGGAAAAGAGCGCGACCGTAGTCGAGGAGTCGAAAGAGGCGAAGCCCACGAAAGAAGCGCAGGCGAATCTCTTCGAGAAGGCGGAGACAGCTTCTACTGGAAAGGTTGGAGAAAGGATCGCTCCCCAGACAGCGAAACCAGCTACGCCGGTATCGCGACCTACTGTTACGCAGGCTCCTGATGTACGACATCGGATTGTGAAGCCGATTGAGGAGGGCACAAAACGAACAAGACTGATGATTGCTGCTGCCGCAGTAATCCTGCTGTTGGTGTTCTTTGGATGGCGAATGACACGGAGCGAACCTGCTGTGGGAGCCAGTGAAGATGCGCGAACAGCAGTGGCCACACCGCAGCCGGTTTCGACTACTCCGGCACCAGAGAAGACCTCTGCGGCACGGCCCTTACCGGGAAGAGAGATAACATCCGTAGTTCCGGCTTCCGGACGCACTCAGTGGCGAGTGGTGGCCTACACCTACAATCACGAAGCTCAGGCGCAACAGAAGGTCGAAACTCTGAAAAAGCAACAGCCGTCGCTGAACCCGGAGGTTTTTTCTCCGAACGGACGTGCGCCGTATCTAGTCACCCTTGGCGGGCCCATGACGCGGGAGGATGCCGAGGTGTTGAAACGAAAGGCTCGCAGCTCCGGATTACCTCGCGATATCTATACCCAAAATTACGATCGCTAA
- a CDS encoding 5' nucleotidase, NT5C type: MKRICVDMDEVMADALAEHLRRYNRDHEDQLSLDDLQGKALWDVVSFDRHNTLLGYLSSADFFENLSVMPESQRVMRRLQQDYEVFIATAAMEVPTSFHQKFRWLERHFPFILPSHIVYCGDKSILNADFLIDDNPRQLRRFKGEGILFTSPHNIDVKGYRRVNDWLDVEKLFLG; this comes from the coding sequence GTGAAACGTATCTGCGTTGATATGGATGAGGTCATGGCAGACGCTCTTGCTGAGCATCTGCGCCGCTATAACCGAGACCACGAAGATCAGCTCTCACTCGACGACCTGCAAGGCAAGGCGCTCTGGGATGTCGTCTCCTTTGATCGGCACAACACACTGCTCGGCTATCTATCCTCTGCCGACTTCTTCGAAAACCTCTCCGTTATGCCGGAATCCCAGCGAGTCATGCGCCGACTGCAACAAGACTATGAAGTCTTTATTGCCACTGCCGCGATGGAGGTTCCCACCTCGTTCCATCAGAAGTTCCGTTGGCTCGAACGTCACTTTCCCTTCATTCTTCCGTCGCATATCGTCTACTGTGGCGACAAGAGTATCCTCAACGCCGACTTCCTCATTGACGACAACCCGCGACAGCTGCGCCGCTTCAAGGGAGAAGGCATCCTCTTCACCTCACCACACAACATCGACGTTAAAGGGTATCGCCGCGTCAACGACTGGCTCGACGTCGAGAAGCTATTTCTCGGCTAG
- a CDS encoding DHA2 family efflux MFS transporter permease subunit translates to MASTTLDLPELPEPVQEHAAPHAIWRPKINPWIVAMTVTLATFMEVLDSSIANVALPHIAGGLGASQDEATWVLTSYLVANAVILPAGAYMTTFIGRKRFYMICVLLFGISSALCGLAPSLPLLVFFRILQGIGGGGLAPSEQAILADTFPPEKRGQAFAMYGLAVVVAPAIGPTLGGWITDNYDWRWIFFLNVPICLLSLFLTSRIVEDPPWVADQVKESQKGGIKLDFLGFALLGITFGSLEFILDKGQEDDWFASPLITFFFVAMVIAFVLMIWWELRQLRIGHRPIINLTLFKRRNFAIGFILMFVLGFSLYGTTVLIPQFVQTLLGYTAELAGMVLSPAGLMMMAMMPVVGFLSSKVDPRKLMGYGFLMLTLSLITMHTMDLGISYPRLVFLRIFQASGLAFLFIPINMIAYIGVKQSESNDVSGLTNLARNIGGSCGTAFVATMLTRLTAAHETHMIRNLTPGNPAFVDQVKKLRGMFGGHGDGNPFLGDAAHSAQAYIYNQLHRQAGMLAYLDIIQYMAIFCACMLPLLFFIPKPPKGMGPGAGH, encoded by the coding sequence ATGGCCTCCACCACATTAGATTTACCAGAGTTACCGGAACCTGTTCAGGAGCACGCTGCTCCCCACGCTATATGGCGTCCGAAGATTAATCCATGGATCGTCGCCATGACCGTCACGCTGGCGACCTTTATGGAGGTTCTGGACAGCTCCATCGCCAACGTAGCCCTGCCCCACATTGCGGGCGGCCTTGGAGCGTCGCAGGACGAGGCAACCTGGGTACTGACCTCCTACCTGGTCGCAAACGCCGTGATTCTTCCGGCGGGCGCCTACATGACGACCTTTATCGGGCGCAAGCGGTTCTACATGATCTGCGTCCTGCTATTCGGGATCAGCTCGGCTCTGTGCGGTCTGGCTCCTTCATTGCCGTTACTGGTGTTCTTCCGCATCCTGCAGGGGATCGGGGGAGGCGGTCTGGCTCCCTCGGAACAGGCTATTCTCGCGGATACGTTTCCGCCGGAGAAACGAGGCCAGGCGTTTGCGATGTATGGTCTTGCGGTCGTCGTTGCTCCAGCGATCGGACCTACACTCGGCGGATGGATTACTGACAACTACGATTGGCGCTGGATCTTCTTCCTGAATGTTCCTATCTGCCTGCTTTCGCTCTTTTTGACATCAAGGATCGTGGAAGATCCGCCGTGGGTGGCCGATCAGGTGAAGGAGTCACAGAAGGGTGGCATCAAGCTCGACTTTCTGGGTTTCGCATTGCTGGGTATAACCTTCGGCTCGCTGGAGTTCATCCTCGACAAGGGTCAGGAAGACGACTGGTTCGCTTCGCCCTTGATCACCTTCTTTTTTGTCGCGATGGTCATCGCCTTCGTGCTCATGATCTGGTGGGAGCTGCGGCAGCTGCGAATAGGGCATCGACCCATTATCAATCTAACGCTGTTTAAGCGACGTAATTTTGCCATTGGCTTCATCCTGATGTTTGTGTTGGGTTTTTCGCTTTATGGCACGACGGTCTTGATTCCCCAGTTTGTGCAGACGTTGCTCGGTTATACAGCTGAACTTGCAGGCATGGTGCTTTCGCCGGCGGGCTTGATGATGATGGCGATGATGCCGGTCGTCGGATTCCTCTCAAGCAAGGTCGATCCGCGCAAGCTGATGGGCTACGGTTTTTTGATGCTCACGTTGTCGCTGATTACGATGCACACGATGGACCTGGGTATCAGCTATCCTCGCCTGGTATTTCTGCGTATCTTCCAGGCCTCGGGGTTGGCCTTCCTGTTCATTCCGATCAACATGATCGCGTACATCGGGGTGAAACAGTCGGAGAGCAACGACGTCTCCGGCCTCACCAATCTAGCCCGTAACATCGGCGGATCATGCGGAACGGCTTTTGTAGCAACTATGTTGACGCGCCTGACTGCGGCGCACGAGACGCACATGATCCGTAATCTGACGCCGGGCAACCCGGCCTTTGTCGATCAGGTGAAGAAGCTACGCGGAATGTTCGGCGGCCACGGCGACGGAAATCCCTTCCTCGGCGACGCAGCGCACTCGGCGCAGGCATACATCTACAACCAGCTGCATCGTCAGGCTGGGATGCTGGCATATCTCGACATCATCCAATATATGGCGATCTTCTGCGCCTGCATGCTTCCTCTTCTGTTCTTTATCCCCAAGCCGCCAAAGGGAATGGGGCCGGGAGCAGGGCACTAA
- a CDS encoding zinc ribbon domain-containing protein — MHPDLEKMIALQGLDLEVRRLNDEMAELPKQVAALASDHAAAKKKLASILSDLTKEETLRRQQELDIKDHQQKIARLRKQMDVVTTTAQAAALEHEISFSEKEVSRLEDAELESMERTEGLETAKQTTEETIANLARRHADETTRTTEALDRNKALLAETNAKRAELRPQIGENSLLMYDRIAKSRGTALAEGVDHKCSACQMVVRPQPWNDLRDRSNHELMLTCESCGRLLYWDPARDAPQKKPAERQESIAASIVRATL, encoded by the coding sequence ATGCATCCCGATCTTGAAAAGATGATTGCGCTGCAGGGGCTGGACCTCGAAGTCCGCCGCCTGAACGACGAAATGGCTGAGTTGCCCAAACAAGTCGCTGCCCTGGCGTCGGATCACGCTGCGGCAAAGAAGAAACTTGCCTCGATTCTCAGCGACCTGACGAAAGAAGAAACCCTGCGCCGTCAGCAGGAACTGGACATCAAGGATCATCAACAGAAGATCGCCCGCCTGCGAAAACAGATGGATGTCGTGACCACAACCGCCCAGGCCGCGGCTCTCGAACACGAGATCTCCTTTTCTGAGAAGGAAGTCAGCCGTCTTGAAGACGCCGAGCTTGAAAGTATGGAGCGAACCGAGGGGCTGGAAACCGCAAAGCAGACGACCGAAGAAACCATCGCCAACCTCGCGCGCCGTCACGCTGACGAAACCACTCGTACCACAGAGGCTCTGGACCGCAACAAAGCCCTCCTTGCAGAAACAAATGCGAAGCGAGCCGAACTGCGACCGCAGATCGGCGAAAACTCATTATTAATGTACGACCGAATCGCAAAATCGCGTGGCACTGCACTTGCTGAAGGAGTCGACCACAAATGTTCTGCATGCCAGATGGTCGTTCGGCCGCAGCCCTGGAACGATCTACGCGACCGCAGCAACCATGAACTGATGCTGACCTGCGAAAGCTGCGGACGCTTGCTCTATTGGGACCCCGCTCGAGATGCCCCACAAAAGAAGCCTGCCGAACGTCAGGAGAGCATTGCAGCTTCGATTGTGAGAGCCACCCTGTGA